In the Longibacter salinarum genome, one interval contains:
- a CDS encoding transposase: MQCISGVWGVGFGVWGLGCGKGGAGVWVCFRAQIVALAESGRSIADLAREFEPSRWTINHWVKQARVDAEGPTPSGPMTTDERAELRRLRRENQTLKTEREILAKATALWR; this comes from the coding sequence GCAATGTATTAGTGGGGTTTGGGGTGTGGGGTTTGGGGTGTGGGGTTTGGGGTGTGGGAAAGGGGGAGCGGGAGTGTGGGTGTGCTTTCGGGCTCAGATTGTGGCCCTTGCGGAGAGCGGCCGCTCCATTGCCGACCTCGCCCGTGAGTTTGAACCCTCGCGCTGGACGATCAACCACTGGGTCAAGCAGGCCCGGGTGGACGCGGAGGGGCCAACGCCAAGCGGCCCCATGACCACCGATGAACGAGCGGAGCTCCGGCGCCTGCGCCGCGAGAACCAGACGCTCAAGACAGAGCGAGAGATCCTGGCAAAGGCCACGGCGTTATGGCGATGA
- a CDS encoding LptE family protein, with product MSGCSFYGFQAGSIPSNLNTIAVPLVQDNSISPVTTLDRELTRFFTDRFVNRTRLRLTNNEADADALLSATITGYSSEPTTVGDDDRANANQVRIRVSVQYMDQTKQPPEAMIEREFSASSNYDPVTQGVDGEEAAARDALEQIADDVFSAATSNW from the coding sequence ATGTCCGGGTGCAGCTTTTACGGCTTTCAGGCCGGCAGCATCCCGTCGAACCTCAATACGATCGCCGTGCCGCTGGTGCAGGACAACAGCATCAGTCCGGTGACGACGCTGGATCGTGAGCTGACCCGGTTCTTTACCGATCGCTTCGTGAATCGCACGCGCCTGCGCTTGACGAACAACGAGGCGGATGCTGATGCGCTCTTGAGTGCGACCATCACTGGATATAGCAGCGAGCCGACGACGGTTGGCGACGACGACCGCGCCAACGCCAACCAGGTCCGAATTCGCGTGTCGGTGCAGTACATGGATCAGACGAAGCAGCCGCCGGAAGCGATGATCGAGCGCGAGTTCAGCGCCTCCTCCAACTACGATCCGGTGACCCAGGGCGTGGACGGCGAGGAGGCGGCAGCCCGTGACGCTCTGGAGCAAATCGCCGATGACGTCTTCAGCGCCGCAACCTCAAACTGGTAG